The segment CCCGGAATCGGTCATCGCGGCTCGAGGAGCCCGTTCCAGAGACGCGACGGCGCGCGCCGCCCGGTCTCCGCCAGGATCTCCCGCTCGCGCTCGTGCATGAGCCGCGCCTCCCGAGGCTCGTGGTCGTCCCAGCCCGCCAGATGCAGGAGCCCGTGGACCACCAGCAGGTCGAGCTCGAGCGCCACCGACACGCCGACGCGCCGGGCCTGCCGCCTCGCCGTGTCCGCGCAGACGATCACCTCGCCCATGAGGCGAGACGGCCCGGTCGCGTGGAAATCCGCCTCGAGGTCGAAGGCGAGCACATCGGTGGTCGTGCGCCTGCGGAGGTAGCGCGCGTTGAGCCGCCGGATCGCGGGGTCGTCCACCACGGTAACGTCGACATGGA is part of the Candidatus Methylomirabilota bacterium genome and harbors:
- the ybeY gene encoding rRNA maturation RNase YbeY, whose product is MAVSNRQRRVRVSTPRLRATAEAALRALGRADLHVDVTVVDDPAIRRLNARYLRRRTTTDVLAFDLEADFHATGPSRLMGEVIVCADTARRQARRVGVSVALELDLLVVHGLLHLAGWDDHEPREARLMHEREREILAETGRRAPSRLWNGLLEPR